One window from the genome of Salvia splendens isolate huo1 chromosome 9, SspV2, whole genome shotgun sequence encodes:
- the LOC121749309 gene encoding uncharacterized protein LOC121749309, which translates to MLPKKHLSGAQKRKKRKQDELFVESQRCALDKFFSVSSNVNVNEDQGQESGHEQEHYHNLAAEVEVNEDATAPGEQSLIAEVEINKENSNEENLHTKNPNGTASGEPSLHTENLDGLLSIFDPSTWENLDNVKRDLLIEKGPVRELNLEFPKDAIGRHFSYAFYSRKLPNNEVVDRKWLLYSKNVDKVYCFCCKLFKSNCSKSLLASDGLRDWKRLSQRLKEHESSVEHLKSMSTWNELRLRLNKNETIDDDLQREVAKEKERTNEKIYQDNNGNFLGTIEMIAEFDVVMQEHIRRIQNNEIHHHYLGHNIQNEIISLIADSIIELNVDDVRGQGYDNGSNMKGKHQGVQKRLLEINPRALYMTCACHSLNLTLCQKLQSKIVCMDATIHQIEGVISYFKRYRDEGFTFSHDNSSDVDLNDFISELQVLQVILPDDLMSAPEIFQFITIEDCYPNVSIAYRILLTIPVTVASAERSFSKLKLLKNYLRSTMSQDRLNGLATCSIEKGILENVDLNIVLADFASRNARRSFLL; encoded by the exons ATGTTGCCAAAGAAACATTTGTCTGGagctcaaaaaagaaaaaaaagaaaacaagatgAATTGTTTGTTGAATCGCAGAGATGTGCTTTAGACAAGTTCTTTTCAGTTTCTAGCAATGTTAATGTTAATGAAGATCAAGGGCAGGAATCTGGTCATGAACAGGAACACTATCATAATTTAGCTGCAGAAGTTGAGGTCAATGAAGATGCTACAGCTCCAGGGGAACAAAGTTTAATAGCAGAAGTTGAGATCAATAAGGAAAACAGTAATGAGGAAAATTTGCATACGAAAAATCCAAATGGTACGGCTTCAGGGGAACCTTCTTTACATACTGAAAATTTAGATGGCCTTTTATCTATCTTTGATCCTAGTACATGGGAGAATCTTGACAATGTCAAAAGGGATTTGTTAATTGAAAAGGGACCGGTGAGAGAATTGAATCTGGAATTCCCTAAAGATGCTATTGGTAGACATTTTTCATATGCTTTCTACTCTAGGAAGTTACCTAACAATGAGGTTGTTGATAGAAAGTGGTTGCTTTACTCTAAGAATGTGGACAAGGTATATTGTTTTTGCTGCAAGTTGTTCAAATCAAATTGTAGCAAGTCTTTATTGGCATCTGATGGACTGAGGGATTGGAAGCGTCTTAGTCAGAGGCTGAAAGAACATGAGAGCAGTGTTGAGCATCTAAAAAGTATGAGTACATGGAATGAACTTAGGTTGAGGCTgaacaaaaatgaaacaattGATGATGATTTGCAACGGGAAGTGGCAAAGGAAAAAGAGC GAACAAATGAGAAGATTTATCAAGATAATAACGGTAATTTTCTAGGCACAATTGAAATGATTGCTGAATTTGATGTTGTTATGCAAGAACACATTAGACGGATTCAGAATAATGAAATTCATCATCATTATCTTGGCCATAATATTCAGAATGAAATAATTTCTCTTATTGCTGATTCCATAA TTGAATTGAATGTTGATGATGTGAGAGGTCAAGGCTATGACAATGGTTCTAATATGAAGGGAAAACACCAGGGTGTTCAGAAGCGTTTGCTTGAGATTAATCCAAGAGCATTATATATGACATGTGCTTGTCATAGTCTAAACCTCACTCTTT GTCAAAAACTGCAATCTAAGATTGTGTGCATGGATGCTACAATTCACCAAATAGAAGGTGTCATTTCATATTTCAAGAGGTATAGAGACGAAGGCTTTA CTTTTTCTCATGATAACTCTTCTGATGTTGATCTCAATGACTTTATCAGTGAATTACAAGTGCTGCAAGTAATTTTACCAGATGATTTGATGTCAGCACCTGAGATTTTTCAGTTCATTACTATTGAAGATTGTTATCCAAATGTTTCTATTGCATATCGAATTTTATTGACCATACCTGTGACTGTAGCCTCAGCTGAAAGGAGTTTCTCAAAGCTGAAATTGCTCAAAAATTATTTGAGGTCAACTATGTCGCAAGATAGATTGAATGGCTTAGCTACATGTTCTATTGAGAAGGGTATATTGGAGAATGTTGATCTCAACATCGTCCTTGCTGATTTTGCTTCAAGAAATGCTCGACGGAGTTTTTTGTTATGA
- the LOC121748812 gene encoding probable CoA ligase CCL9, whose product MPISTLTALLTHVAAHFPSRRALSLSANFDLTHARLNQLVDRAAAHLLAAGLKPGDVVALTFPNTVEYVIMFLAVIRARATAAPLNSAYTFDEFDFYLSDSESKLLITSEEGNEQAQAAAAKLNIPHLSAALPNGESEITLFPNQSDVDAESVAKLTNDPSDVALFLHTSGTTSRPKGVPLTQHNLFSSVENIKSVYKLTESDSTVIVLPLFHVHGLLAGLLSSLGAGAAVALPAAGRFSASTFWTDMKRYNATWYTAVPTIHQIVLDRHLSKPEPAYPKLRFIRSCSASLAPAILARLEEAFGAPVLEAYAMTEATHLMTSNPLAEDGPHKAGSVGKPVGQEMAILNQNGVVQAPNANGEVCIRGPNVTKGYKNNVEANKSAFLFGWFHTGDLGYLDSDGYLHLVGRIKEMINRGGEKISPIEVDAVLLSHPEIAQGVAFGVPDDKYGEEINCAVIPREGSKVDEEEVIKFCKKNLAAFKVPKKVFITDSLPKTASGKIQRRIVSEHFLAQISTAKVPKFGA is encoded by the exons ATGCCTATCTCCACCCTCACCGCCTTGCTCACCCACGTCGCCGCTCATTTTCCTTCCCGCCGCGCTCTCAGCCTCTCCGCCAACTTCGATCTCACCCATGCACGCCTCAATCAACTCGTCGATCGCGCCGCCGCTCACCTCCTCGCCGCCGGCCTCAAACCCGGCGATGTCGTCGCCCTCACCTTCCCCAACACCGTCGAG TATGTGATCATGTTTCTGGCCGTAATACGCGCCCGAGCAACGGCCGCGCCGCTCAACTCCGCCTACACATTCGACGAGTTCGATTTCTACTTGTCGGACTCAGAATCGAAGCTCCTAATCACGTCAGAGGAAGGCAACGAGCAGGCGCAGGCCGCCGCCGCGAAGCTCAATATTCCTCATCTCTCCGCCGCGCTGCCCAACGGCGAATCGGAAATCACTCTATTCCCAAATCAATCCGACGTGGACGCCGAATCGGTCGCTAAACTCACCAACGACCCCTCCGACGTGGCTCTGTTCCTCCACACGTCCGGCACCACCAGCCGACCCAAAGGCGTGCCGCTGACTCAGCACAACCTCTTCTCCTCCGTTGAAAACATCAAATCGGTCTACAAATTAACCGAATCCGACTCCACCGTCATCGTCCTTCCCCTGTTCCACGTCCACGGCTTGTTAGCCGGCTTACTCAGCTCGCTCGGCGCCGGCGCCGCGGTGGCCCTCCCCGCCGCCGGTAGGTTCTCGGCGTCGACCTTCTGGACCGACATGAAACGATACAACGCGACGTGGTACACCGCCGTGCCGACGATCCACCAGATCGTGCTCGACCGCCACCTCAGCAAGCCCGAGCCGGCCTACCCGAAGCTCCGGTTCATCCGGAGCTGCAGCGCGTCGCTGGCGCCGGCGATACTGGCTCGGCTGGAGGAGGCGTTCGGGGCGCCGGTGCTGGAGGCGTATGCGATGACGGAAGCGACGCATCTGATGACGTCGAATCCGCTGGCCGAGGACGGGCCCCACAAGGCCGGGTCGGTGGGGAAGCCCGTGGGGCAGGAGATGGCTATTTTGAACCAGAATGGTGTTGTGCAAGCCCCTAATGCGAATGGAGAGGTTTGCATAAGGGGGCCTAATGTCACCAAGGGTTACAAGAACAATGTTGAAGCCAATAAATCGGCTTTTTTGTTTGGATGGTTTCATACCGGGGATTTGGGATACTTGGATTCAGATGGATATCTCCATCTTGTTGGAAGAATCAAGGAAATGATCAACCGTGGAG GGGAAAAGATTTCACCGATTGAAGTAGACGCAGTCCTATTGTCCCATCCTGAAATTGCTCAAGGTGTAGCGTTTGGTGTCCCAGATGACAAATATGGTGAAGAG ATAAATTGTGCAGTTATTCCAAGGGAGGGGTCGAAGGTAGATGAGGAAGAGGTGATCAAGTTCTGCAAGAAAAATTTGGCAGCATTCAAGGTCCCTAAGAAGGTTTTCATCACTGATTCACTCCCTAAAACTGCGTCTGGGAAAATCCAGAGGAGGATTGTTTCTGAGCACTTCCTTGCACAGATATCTACTGCTAAGGTCCCCAAATTTGGAGCCTAA
- the LOC121747312 gene encoding uncharacterized protein LOC121747312: MASQNASTFALLLTLALVFQAAYGNIIECENLEKESCAYAVSATGKRCVLEKHVQRGGAETYACTASEIYVYKLKNFIESDECIQACGLDRSALGISSDSLLDPRFANQLCSNRCYANCPNIVDLYFNLAAGEGVYLPKFCEARGANARRQMAEIRSSGYATPAAEGPYNNYVSFFGEPAPAPTA, translated from the exons ATGGCCTCACAAAATGCATCTACTTTTGCTCTTCTCCTCACTCTAGCTCTCGTCTTCCAAGCTGCTTACG GAAATATTATTGAGTGCGAGAATTTGGAGAAGGAGTCGTGCGCGTACGCCGTGTCGGCGACGGGGAAGCGGTGCGTGCTGGAGAAGCACGTGCAGAGGGGTGGGGCAGAGACGTACGCGTGCACGGCGTCAGAGATCTATGTGTACAAACTGAAGAACTTTATCGAGAGCGACGAATGCATCCAAGCGTGCGGCCTCGACCGAAGCGCGCTCGGCATCTCGTCCGACTCTCTCCTCGACCCGCGCTTCGCCAATCAGCTCTGCTCCAACCGCTGCTACGCCAACTGCCCCAACATCGTCGATCTTTACTTCAATCTCGCCGCAGGAGAAG GAGTGTACCTGCCGAAGTTTTGTGAAGCGCGAGGAGCGAACGCGAGGCGACAAATGGCGGAAATAAGAAGCTCGGGATATGCGACTCCGGCAGCTGAAGGACCCTATAACAACTATGTTAGCTTTTTCGGCGAACCAGCACCGGCTCCTACTGCTTAA